AAAATCTTCGGCGTACTATGATAGGCAATTACCAGATTACGGATGCGCTGACTTTAGATGAATTGAAAAACTGGATCCAATCGGTTCATGCAACTCATTAAAGATATAAATAAGTTAATGAAATTGCCGTCGTCCGTGACAATCGGAACGTTTGACGGAGTTCATGTTGGACACAGAAAGATTATTTCCCAATTAAAGGGTTACAATAAAAACTTACGCAATGTCGTGGTGACGTTTGAACCTCATCCTCAAACAGTGCTGCATCCGACCCGTCCTGAAATTTACATTCTGACGACATTGGAAGAAAAAGCGGCAATCTTTGAGTCGCTAGGCGTCGATGTGCTTTTTGTTGTAAAATTTGATGAACAAATGGCATCAAAAACCGGTGAAGAATTTGTTAAAGAAATTTTAATTAATGCCATTGGAATGAAACATTGCGTCATCGGTCACGATCATGCTTTTGGAAAGAATCGAAGTGGGAATTATCAAACACTCATGGAATTATCCAAATCGCTTGAATTTACGGTTGATAGAGTTGAGGCATTTGAACAGTCGGATATTATCGTCAATAGTACAACGATCCGAAAGTTCTTATCGGGAGGTGATGTAAACCGAGCGGCCGACTTATTGGGTAAGTATTATACAATGTCGGGTCTTGTTATTCGCGGGGACGGCCGGGGACGGACCATTGGTATCCCTACAGCAAATTTACAAATTGACCATCCAAAAAAATTGATACCGCGAAATGGTGTGTATGCGACACGTCTGATTCTCAATGAAAAAAAGTTTCCTGCCGTAACCAACATCGGTACTCGACCGACTTACAACGGCCAGTCGGTTTCGATTGAGACGCATATTTTGAATTTTGATAAAGATATTTACGATCGGCCGATTCAATTGGAGTTCAGCAACCGTATCCGTGATGAGAAAAAATTTGCTTCCCCGGATGAACTGGTTGCGGCTATTCGATTGGACATCGATGTTGCTATAAAACAAGGGCTTACAAATATTTGATTTTATAAGATTTTATTTGATTTATACATTTATTTTTTATATAATTGGCGATTATTAAAAATAAGGAGAATCACGTAATCATGGCAGTGACAAAAGAAATGAAAATTGAGCAAATCAAAAAATACGGAGGCTCAACCAACAATACCGGAGCTACGGAAGTTCAGATTGCTTTGCTCACAACTCACATTAATGAATTGACTAAACATTTGCAGACGCATGCAAAAGACCATAGTTCGCGGCGATCGCTATTGAAGCTCGTCGGGCAGCGCAAGAGGCTGCTGACGTATTTAACGAAGAAAGATATTGAAAAATATCGCTCGTTAATCAACGAACTCGGTATTAGAAAATAATCACCAAAACAAAAGTTAAACTGTGATGTTTAACTTTTGTCGTTTTATAATAAAAATCTTTGCGAGAGTAAAGTGTAGGAGTTTGAATGATTTTCAAAAAAGAAATGGAAATCGGCGGTAAAGTGTTAAGCATTGAAACCGGTCGTGTTGCAAAACAGGCAGACGGTGCGGTGATTGTACGGTACGCCGATACGATGGTGCTGGCCACGGTAGTTTCAAGTAAAGAACCCAAAGAAGGTGCGGATTTTTTCCCGCTTTCAGTCGATTATCGTGAGAGCGCTTTTGCGGCCGGTAAAATACCTGGTGGCTTTTTTAAACGTGAAGGCCGTCCGAGTGAAAAGGAAATTCTTAGCAGCCGATTAATCGACCGGCCCATACGCCCGTTGTTTCCTGAAGGATATATTTTCGATACGATCGTTAACGTTCAGGTTATTTCGAGCGATCAGGAAAACAATGCTGACGTATTGGGTGGTATCGGAGCGTCTGCTGCATTAGCGGTCAGCGATATTCCGTTCTTCGGCCCTATTGCTTCCGTTCGTGTAGGCCGTATCAATGGGCAATTCGTCATTAATCCAACGTTCAAAGAATTGGAAACAAGCGATATGGATATCGTTGTTTCCGGAACGAAAGATTCTATTGCAATGGTGGAAGGCGAGTCACAGGAAATTTCTGAAGATGATATGCTCAACGCTATTCAGCATGCTCATTCTGTTATAAAAAACATTGTTGCGTTGCAGGAACAATTAGCTGCAGCAGTTAATAAACCTAAGCGT
This portion of the bacterium genome encodes:
- a CDS encoding bifunctional riboflavin kinase/FAD synthetase, which translates into the protein MQLIKDINKLMKLPSSVTIGTFDGVHVGHRKIISQLKGYNKNLRNVVVTFEPHPQTVLHPTRPEIYILTTLEEKAAIFESLGVDVLFVVKFDEQMASKTGEEFVKEILINAIGMKHCVIGHDHAFGKNRSGNYQTLMELSKSLEFTVDRVEAFEQSDIIVNSTTIRKFLSGGDVNRAADLLGKYYTMSGLVIRGDGRGRTIGIPTANLQIDHPKKLIPRNGVYATRLILNEKKFPAVTNIGTRPTYNGQSVSIETHILNFDKDIYDRPIQLEFSNRIRDEKKFASPDELVAAIRLDIDVAIKQGLTNI
- the rpsO gene encoding 30S ribosomal protein S15; translated protein: MAVTKEMKIEQIKKYGGSTNNTGATEVQIALLTTHINELTKHLQTHAKDHSSRRSLLKLVGQRKRLLTYLTKKDIEKYRSLINELGIRK